GACATCACCAAGCGGTTCTCCTCCCTGGAGGAGACGGTGCTCGCCCTGGCCGAGGCGCTGCTGCGCCCGGGCCGCGAGGGCAAGAAGAAGCGCCGCCGCGACGAGGACGACGACGAGTAACCACTCAACGGCTCACCCGCCGAGGTGAGCCGGAACGCGTGACCCCGGGGCCCGAGGCGTCCCCCCGACGCCCGGGCCCCTTCGCCTGGCCAGCTCGCGTTTCCCGCTGGCGCCCCGCTCAGCCGCCTCCGCTCAGGCTGCCCGGTCGGCCTTGTGCGTGCCGCGCGGCTCGGGCGGGTAGGTCCGTTCGACCTTCTCCTTCTCGCACAGCACGTCCCAGCCCATGACGTAGTCCCCGTTGGCCCGGTACAGCTCGTACTGGTCGAGTCGGTGCCACAGCGCCAGCGCCCAGTCGTAGTCCACGCTCGGGTGGGAGCGCTCGAACACGGTCTTGCGGCTGTAGGAAGTCGTCCGGGCCTCGCTCACCGTCACCCGGAGCCCCGCGGACAGCTCCGCCTTGATCGAGGCGCTGGCGCCCTCCACGGTCAGTCCCGCCTCGGCACTCACGCCGATGTTGAGGGTGTTCTCGACCTCCCGTTTGTCCTCCGTGCTCAGGCCGTACGTGATCTCCACCGAGTACTTGCTGCCGCCGTGGGCCCCGACGGTGTTCCAGTCCTTGAGGGCCCAGCGGGAGTACCGGCGCAGGACGTAGTAGGGGCTGTGTTCCCCGATCCACGCCTTGTCGTGGCCGTGCGCGGGGTCCTTGCGGACCAGGAACCAGGGGATCGCCGCCTGACCGATGAACTTCCGCTCGGTCTGTTCCGGCGGCTTGGACATCGAGTCGAGCGCCGGGGTCTCCAGGCTCGCCGAGTTGTGGCTGGTGTCGTCGAGCCCGGTGATCTTCGCGAACTCGTCCACGGCTTCCAGCGTCCACAGGTCCCTGCTCTCCGGAGAGCGCTGGTCGATGAGGATCGGGTCCCCGTCCCTGGTCGCCGCCGCGTACCGATCGGTGTCGACGTGCCGGATCAGGTGATGGCCGTTCTCCTCCCGGATCTCCCAGACCCAGTCGGCCGCCGGACGTTTCGATGACTCCGGAGCTGTGAATTCCGGCTTCGCGCGTAGGTCCTTCAGTGAACTGACATTGACCAGACTTCGACAGGCGATCCACCAGCGACCGATTCCGCCACCACCGTCGCCGAGGAAATAGAAGTGATTGTAGTTCTCCGGGGAATCCTCCTCGAGACACAAGCCGACCCCCTCCGGCGAGCTCAGGTTCCGGACTTTGTAGACCTTTCCCGCCTGGGGCACACGATGGGCCATGGGAGACACCTTTCCTGAAACAGAGGGGAGCCAGAGTCCTTCCACACCAGCATCTTCTCCAGCCAGAGACCGAACTAAACGGAAATAAAAAACTTCCAGAAGGTCCCGTATGGGCGAATTTTCCACCTTGCACAATAAAACAGGAAAACCCTTCTCCTGTGGCCAGGGTTGCCCAAGTTAAAATCCCCTCGGCCTTGCGCATTCAAAACATGTCTTGTTACCTTCTAATCGGATGGCGAAGCAAAAAGTCATTCCACTCACCCCCTTTTATACACAGGGCGACAGGAGCGCGTTTTGGCTGACAGCCTGCAAATGATCTGCCACATCAACAACCGCACCAAGCAGACCCTCAAGGTCCAGTCGGAGAGCCTGGACCACGGAAAGTGGTACGACCCGCCCAACCACTACCCCGTGGACGTGCCCTCCAAGGAGACCGTCCTCGCCTTCCGCAGCAGCGGCAAGTCCGACACCGCCACCGGCACCCAGGGCCAGGTGGTCTACCAGATCGGTGACGACGCGGAGGCGACCGTGACCATCAGCTGGGACGTGCCCTGGCTCGCCGGTTCGAGCAACACGGTCACGACCAAGACCTCCCACCAGGACATCGCCGCCTCCGTCGACGGATTCGCCGGGCACGGCAGGGTGGAGGACGTCACGGTGAAGGTCGTCGACGGGCGCTGACGGCCGGCCCGCACGACGGGGACCGGAGCGGCAGGGTCGAACCGGACCACCGCTCCGGTGCCCGCGCCTCCGACGTCCTCCTCGCTGGAGCAGGCGGGCATGCGCCAGGTACCGGCCACGATGGGTTCCACCCATGGCCGAACCTGGCCGGACAAGGACTGTGGCGGCACCGGAGACCGGCACCACCACAGGGGTCAGGAGGGAGCCGGGGAGCTCAGGGCACCAGCACGATCTTGCCGAAGTGCTCCCCGGCGGCCATCACGCGGAAGGCCTCGCGGGCGTCCCTGAGGGGCAGCACCCGGTCGATCCGGGGGCGCAGGCCGGTGCGCACGCACATCTCGGTGAGGGCGGCCAACTCCTCCTTGGTGCCCATGGTGGAGCCCAGCACCCGCAACTGGAGGAAGAACACCCGGGTGAGCTCGGCGGAGGGGGCGTCACCACTGGTCGCGCCGCAGGTGACGATGGCGCCGCCGGGCTTGAGCGAACGGACCGAGTGCTTCCAGGTGGCCTGGCCGACCGAGTCGAAGACCACGTCCACCCGCTCGGGCAGACGCTCCCCGGAGGGCACCGCCGCGTAGGCGCCCAGTTCCAGGGCCCTGGCCCGCTTGTCCTCGCTGCGGCTGGTGACGTACACCCGGTGTCCGACCCGGGCGGCCAGCGCGATCAGCGCCGCCGAGACCCCTCCCCCGGCACCCTGCACCAGGACGGTGGAACCCGGTCGCAGGTCGGTCTTACCGAAAAGCATGCTGTACGCGGTCAGCCAGGCGGTCGGCAGGCAGGCGGCCTCCTCGAAGGAGAGTTCCGGGGGTTTGGGCAGCAGGTTCTCCCTGGGCACCAGCACCTTCTCCGCGAGGGTCCCGTCGTGGATCTCCGAGAGCAGGGAGAACCGCGGCGAGCGACCCGGCTCAGCGGGTTCGGTCACCACGCCGTGCACGATGACCTCGTTGCCGTCCTCGTCGATCCCGGCGGCGTCCCCGCCCAGGATCATCGGCAGCTTGTCCTGGCCCAGCGCGATGCCGCGCAGGCTCCAGAGGTCGTGGTGGTTGAGCGAGGCGGCCTTCACCCTGACGGTCGTCCAGCCCTCCCGGGGCTCGGGCTCGGGGCGCTCACCCGCCTCCAAACCGGACAGGGGGTCGTCGAACGAGATACGTGCTGCGGTGATGGCGAACATACCCGCAGCCAACCACAGAAACCGAGCCTCGTTCTAGTGCCTTGATCCCCACCTTTCCTTGAGCCGGTCCGCTTTCCGGTCATCGGAGGGCAGAAGCAAGGGCCGCGGAGACGAGGCGTAGGCGGAGCGGGAACCAGGGGCAGCCGGGGCGGTCAGCGGTGGGCAGGCAGCGGAAAAGCGAACAGGCGGAGCCGTCCTTGGCCCGAGCCCGTGCACGAAGGAAAGGGGGCCAGTTCACACCCGGCGGGCCCCGCCCCCGCTGCCGGGATCCGGCGACGGGTGGCGGGGCCCGAGGAAAGCGGTGCGGCTACACGGCCAGCGGGGACCCCACCGGCAGCGAGGTGTCCGTGGCCAGGTCCAGGGCCGAGGGCGGCAGCCCGGCTGCGACCACCTCGGCGCCCAGGGCGGCGATCATCGCGCCGTTGTCCGTGCACAGGCGCGGACGCGGGACGCGGAGTTCGATGCCCGCCTCCTGGCAGCGCTGCTGGGCCAGGGCCCGCAGGGCCGAGTTGGCCGCCACTCCGCCGCTGATCACCAGGGTGCTCACCCCGTGCTCCACGCAGGCGTCGACCGCCTTGCGGGTGAGCACGTCCACCACCGACTCCTGGAAGGCGGCGGCGATGTCGGCCACCACCAGCGGGTCGCCGCGGCGTTCGGAGTCCTCGACGTGACGGGCCACGGCGGTCTTCAGGCCGGAGAAGGAGAAGTCGTAGGTGCCGTCACCCCACTTGCCGCGCGGGAAGCGGATCGACTTCGGGTTGCCCCGCTGGGCGGCCTGGTCGATGGGCGGACCGCCCGGGTAGGGCAGTTCCAGCAGCCGCGCGACCTTGTCGTAGGCCTCGCCCGCGGCGTCGTCGACGGTGTCGCCGAGCGAGGTCACGTCGGTGGCCAGGTCGTTGACCAGCAGCAGCGAGGTGTGGCCGCCGGAGACGAGGAGGGCGATCGAGGGCTTGGGCAGCGGCCCGTGGTCCAGCTGGTCCACGGCGACGTGCCCGACCAGGTGGTTGACCCCGTACAGCGGTTTGCCGAGCGCCATCGCGTAGGCCTTGGCGGCGGAGACGCCCACCAGGAGCGCTCCGGCCAGGCCGGGTCCGGCGGTGACCGCGACGGCGTCGACGTCCGAAAGCTTCACCCCGGCGTTGTCCAGGGCGCGGCGGACGGTGGGTGTCATGGCTTCCAGGTGGGCGCGGCTGGCCACCTCGGGCACCACGCCGCCGAAGCGCACGTGCTGGTCGACGCTGGAGGCGACCGAGTCGCCGAGCAGCTCACAGCCGCGGACCAGTGCCACACCGGTCTCGTCACAGGACGTCTCGATCCCCAGGATCAACGGCTCACTCATCGCTGCCCCTCCCCTTCTCCATCCGCGACTTCTCCAGCCGCGACGCGGCGCATGACGATCGCGTCCGCCCCGTTGTAATAGCCCCGGCGCACGCCGATCGCCTCGAAGCCGAAGCGTGTGTACAGGTCCTGGGCGCGCGGGTTGTCCGAGCGCACCTCCAGGAACATGTGGGTGACACCGCGCGCCTCGGCCTGGGCGAGGAGTTCGGTGAGCAGTGCCCGGCCGATGCCGCGGCCCCAGGCGGTTTCGGCGACGGCCATGGTCTGCACATCCCCCTCTGGCGGGACGAACCGCAGCCCGGCGTAGCCGACGATCGGACCCCCGGCGCCGGAGCCGGGTTCGGTCGCCTCGGCCACGACGTAGTGGCGGGTGGCGGTCTCGGCGAGTTCGTCGCGGAGCATGCCCTCGCTCCAGGCGTCGAGCGGGAACAGGGCGCGTTCCAGTTCCAGGACGGCCGGGACGTCGTCGCCGGTCATCTGGCGCAGGTGCGCCCGCGTGGTCACTTCACCCACTGGCGAACCTTCTTCGGGGCACCGGGCTCGACCGCGTCGGGGCGGCGCAGGTAGAGCGGGGTGGGTTCGGGCAGCCGCTCACCGCGGTGCAGGCGCAGCAGGGCGAGTTCGGCCATGGCGGCCGCGTCCGGGTGGAGCGGCTCGAAGTCCCCTGTGTCGGGCCCTGCGTCCGAACCGACACCCAGGGGCTCGGCGTACATCCGGACGCCGTCGCCGACCAGCGGCAGCCCTTCGGTGTCGATCTCGGCGGGCCGGTCGACGCGGACCTCGCCCACACGGGTGAGGTGGTCGTCGTAGCGCGCCCAGAACACCTCCTTGCGGCGGGCGTCGGTCATCCCCAGGAACGGCTCGGTCCGCTTGGTGGCGAAGGCCAGCGCGTCCAGGGTGGTGACCCCGTGGCAGGGGATGCCCAGGGCGTCGGCGAGGGCGTACCCGGTGGCCAGGCCGACCCGCAGCCCGGTGTAGGGGCCGGGGCCGATGCCGACCGCGATGTGGTCGAGGTCGCCCAGGGCCAGGCCCGCCTCGTCGAGCAGGCCCTGAATGGTGGGGGTGAGGAGTTCACCGTGGCGTCGTGCGTCCACCGAACTCGCGCTGGCGCGCAGCGTGAAGGCGCCGTCGGGGGTGGTCTCCCCGATGGCGGCGGTGACCGCCGGGGTCGCGGTGTCGAAGGCCAGGAGCAGCACGGGAGTTCCGCCTATCCGTTCCCGGCGGCGGTGCCGGGCAGGTCGATGTCGGCCCACCGGGCGCCGACGGGGCGCAGGTGGACGGTGCGGGTGTCGTCGGGGTGGCGCTCGATCCGGATTTCCAGCCGGTCGTCGGAGAGCCCTTCAGCCACTCCTTCGCCCCACTCGACGACGGTGACGGACTCGGGGAGGGTCATGTCCAGGTCGATGTCGTCGATCTCGTCCGGACCGCCCAGCCGGTAGGCGTCCACGTGCACGAGCGCGGGACCGCCGGTCAGGGAGGGGTGGATCCTGGAGATGATGAACGTGGGCGAGGTGACCGACCCGCGCACGCCCAGGCCCTGCCCGAGGCCCTGGGTGAAGGTGGTCTTGCCCGCGCCCAGCGGCCCGGAGAGGATGAGCAGGTCCCCGGGGCGGGAGAGGGCGGCGAGGTCACGGCCCAGAACGCGCATGTCCTCGTCCGTCGCGGCGGTGACCGCGTGGACGCGGGACGCGCCTGTGGTGGTGGCTGTGGTGTCTGTCATCGCTCTCGCAATTTGTCTGTGTGGTGGTCCGGTCGGCGAACGAGCGCGCCGAAGATCCCTCTTCACCCAGGTTAGGCCGGGTGGAGCAGGTTCGTGACCGATATCGGGGAGAGCGTCAGGCCCCGCCGACGTACTCGCGGGGCACCCGGACGCCGACCCTCGTGACGATCTCGTACGGGATGGTGTCCAGGACCTCGGCCCAGTCCTCCGCGGTGGGGACGGCCTGGTACTCGCCCGGGTCGCCGAACAGTACCGCGTACTCCCCCGCCTTCACCGGGTCGTCGCCCACATCGACAACGAACTGGTCCATGCAGACTGTTCCCGCGATGACGCGTGGCGTGCCTCCCAGCAGGACGGGACCCCTGTTGGTGGCGGCCCGGGGGACTCCGTCGGCGTAGCCCAGCGGCACCAGGGCCAGCGTGGTCTCGCTCCGGGTGAAGTACCGGTGCCCGTAGGAGACCCCGCTGCCCGCGGGGACCCGTTTGGTGAGGGCGACCTTCGATTCGAGGGTCATCGCGGGGCGCAATCCGGGCACGTCAAAACCGGGAATCGGGCATAGACCGTAACTCGCGATTCCGCCGCGGACCAGATCGAACCGCGCTTCGGGGAGGGTGAGCAGCGCGGCCGAGTTGGCGATGTGCCGGACCTCGGGGGCCAGGCCCGCCTTCTCCACAACCTCCAGCGCCTCGTGGAAGACGTCCAGCTGCGCCTGGATCGAGGGGTGTCCGGGCTCGTCTGCGCAGGCGAAGTGCGACCACACCCCGCTGACCTTCAGCACCCCCTCCTCCTCCGCGCGCGCGGCGGCCCCGACCACCGACTCCCAGTCGGTCTGGTTGACCCCGCCGCGGTGCATGCCGGTGTCGGCCTTGAGCTGGACCCGGGCGAGCCGGCCAAGACGGCGGGCCTCGGCGACGATCTCCCGCAGGACGCCGAGGTCGCTGACCCCGAGGTCGATGCCGGCCCCGATCGCCTCGCCCACCGGCTCACCCGGCGGGATGATCCAGGACAGCACGGGCACGGTGATCCCGGCCCGGCGCAGCTCCAGCCCTTCCTTGATGAACGCGGTCCCCAGCCACGTGGCTCCGCCCTCGATGAGGGCGTGCGCGGCGGGCAGCATGCCGTGACCGTAACCGTCGGCCTTGACCACGCCCATGAGGGGCGTCCCCCCGGCCAGCTCACGGAGCAGCCGGGCGTTGGAGGTGATCGCGTCGAGATTGACCCGCGCGTGCGCGAAAGGAGCCATACCCCCAGTGTTCCACGCGTGGATTACCGCTGCGGAGCTGCGGGTATGTGGGCTACGACCGAGTTCGAGCCCTATTTTGGGGATATCGGTATGAACGAAAACGGAAGTGAACGAGCCGTCAATGTGACCCGGCTCTGGTCCGGTGGCCTGGCCACGGCGGTCGTCGCCGCCCTGGTGATCTTCGCCGGAACGCTGGTGGTCCGAGGGGTCTTCGGCATCCCGGTGCTGGCACCGGAGGAGGCAGGACACCTGGGCGACGCCGGAACGGTCGGTTACGCGCTCCTGGCGGGTGTGGTCGCCCTCCTGGCGACCGCGCTGCTGCACCTGTTGCTGCTGTCCGCGCCCCGGGCGCTCTCGTTCTTCGGCTGGATCGTCGGCCTGGCCACCGCAATCGCGGCGGTCACGCCTTTCACCCAGGGCGCCGAGCTCTCCAGCCAGATGGCCACGGGCCTGATCAACCTGGTCTGCGGTGTCGCCATCGCCTCGCTGCTGCGCGGGGTCGGCCGCACAGCGGTGATCAGCCGGGTCCCGGCCACCCCGGACCACAGTCCGGGCCGAGCCCTGCGCCACGAGGGCGTCCTGCCCGACGTCAGCCAGCGGGAGTACGACCCCGCGCGCTACCGCGCGATGGAGGAGGACGCCGAGTACGACGCCGCCGTCGGCCGTGCCCAGGCCCAGAGGGCGGAGGAGGAACGTGCCCGCTACGGCACCCGCGACGAGTGACCAGGCACCCGAGAGCACACCAGGGGGCGGGGACCCGAAAGGGACCCCGCCCCCTTCATGTGCCCGCCCCGAGTTCTCCTGCCCGCCCCGAGACGGCCGTCCGCACCGAACCGACGGGGTCCCCCGATGCTGCCCCGCCCTGACCGGGAAGAGGTCGGGCGGGCCGCTCAGACCTCTCTTCCCGCGGTTCCCTCTCACCCGGGCCGGAGACCGGCGCTGAACCCTCGCGCTGGGCTTCGGTGCTGTTCTGGCGGGTCTGTTTGGAGCCCTGTGGGTTCGCTCCCGGTCAGGGTAGGAATCCCACGTTCTGCGCGAAACCTTCGGCCAGGGCCTCGGTGACGGTCAGCCCGAACAGCAGCGCGGAGCCCAGAGCGGCGGCGGGCCAGGCCCACCACCGGCGGGGTGCCCGGTGGCGCCCGCGCGGCGGTGCGGGGGCCGTTTGCGCGGCGAGGAACGCCTCCGCTTCAGCCACGGCCGTCTCCAGAGCCTGGGCTTCTCGCTCTTCCTTTTCCTGTCGCTGGCGAGCCACCTCGAACCAGTACGGGGTTGGGCCGTGCTGGAGCATATGGGCCACCCGGGGGTTGCCCTGCACCTGGCGCAGGAGCCGTTCCCTGCGTTGCTCATGGGTCTCCGGCGGAACGGCCGGTGGGCGGTTGCTACCGGGGCGGGAGAAGCGGTGGCCCCGGGGTGCGGTCAGCCTCTGCCGCACCCCGGGACTGACCTGGTGGGAAGCGATCACCGGGCGACCTCGCACGGGGTGGTGTGCTCGGGGAGGGTGAACTCGGCCCAGCTCACGGTGCCCAACCCGTGGCAGAACGGGAAGTCCAGCACCGACCGGGTGCCCCACCGGGTGGCGAGGTGGCCGATGAGCAGCAGGCCGCGGCCGCGTTCGGCCTGCTCCCACTCTTCGATGGTGTGCTGTGGGGTTTGGGGGGCCTGGAACTCGACGGCATCGGTGCGCTGGCCGTCATCAACGATCGCGACCTGAATCGTGCAGGCGGTGGGCATGTGCAGGGTCCGGATCACCCGGCCCTCGACGTCTTCCCCCGAAAGGCTGTGGTCGACCGCGTTCGAAAACATCTCGCTGGCGCAGAGCACCAGGTTCTCGCTGGTCTCGGTGGGCAGTCCGGCCAGACGGTGCAGGTCGGCGGCCAGGTCCGCGCGC
This DNA window, taken from Nocardiopsis exhalans, encodes the following:
- a CDS encoding aegerolysin family protein, which codes for MADSLQMICHINNRTKQTLKVQSESLDHGKWYDPPNHYPVDVPSKETVLAFRSSGKSDTATGTQGQVVYQIGDDAEATVTISWDVPWLAGSSNTVTTKTSHQDIAASVDGFAGHGRVEDVTVKVVDGR
- a CDS encoding zinc-binding dehydrogenase, translated to MFAITAARISFDDPLSGLEAGERPEPEPREGWTTVRVKAASLNHHDLWSLRGIALGQDKLPMILGGDAAGIDEDGNEVIVHGVVTEPAEPGRSPRFSLLSEIHDGTLAEKVLVPRENLLPKPPELSFEEAACLPTAWLTAYSMLFGKTDLRPGSTVLVQGAGGGVSAALIALAARVGHRVYVTSRSEDKRARALELGAYAAVPSGERLPERVDVVFDSVGQATWKHSVRSLKPGGAIVTCGATSGDAPSAELTRVFFLQLRVLGSTMGTKEELAALTEMCVRTGLRPRIDRVLPLRDAREAFRVMAAGEHFGKIVLVP
- the tsaD gene encoding tRNA (adenosine(37)-N6)-threonylcarbamoyltransferase complex transferase subunit TsaD codes for the protein MSEPLILGIETSCDETGVALVRGCELLGDSVASSVDQHVRFGGVVPEVASRAHLEAMTPTVRRALDNAGVKLSDVDAVAVTAGPGLAGALLVGVSAAKAYAMALGKPLYGVNHLVGHVAVDQLDHGPLPKPSIALLVSGGHTSLLLVNDLATDVTSLGDTVDDAAGEAYDKVARLLELPYPGGPPIDQAAQRGNPKSIRFPRGKWGDGTYDFSFSGLKTAVARHVEDSERRGDPLVVADIAAAFQESVVDVLTRKAVDACVEHGVSTLVISGGVAANSALRALAQQRCQEAGIELRVPRPRLCTDNGAMIAALGAEVVAAGLPPSALDLATDTSLPVGSPLAV
- the rimI gene encoding ribosomal protein S18-alanine N-acetyltransferase encodes the protein MTGDDVPAVLELERALFPLDAWSEGMLRDELAETATRHYVVAEATEPGSGAGGPIVGYAGLRFVPPEGDVQTMAVAETAWGRGIGRALLTELLAQAEARGVTHMFLEVRSDNPRAQDLYTRFGFEAIGVRRGYYNGADAIVMRRVAAGEVADGEGEGQR
- the tsaB gene encoding tRNA (adenosine(37)-N6)-threonylcarbamoyltransferase complex dimerization subunit type 1 TsaB, encoding MLLLAFDTATPAVTAAIGETTPDGAFTLRASASSVDARRHGELLTPTIQGLLDEAGLALGDLDHIAVGIGPGPYTGLRVGLATGYALADALGIPCHGVTTLDALAFATKRTEPFLGMTDARRKEVFWARYDDHLTRVGEVRVDRPAEIDTEGLPLVGDGVRMYAEPLGVGSDAGPDTGDFEPLHPDAAAMAELALLRLHRGERLPEPTPLYLRRPDAVEPGAPKKVRQWVK
- the tsaE gene encoding tRNA (adenosine(37)-N6)-threonylcarbamoyltransferase complex ATPase subunit type 1 TsaE; translation: MTDTTATTTGASRVHAVTAATDEDMRVLGRDLAALSRPGDLLILSGPLGAGKTTFTQGLGQGLGVRGSVTSPTFIISRIHPSLTGGPALVHVDAYRLGGPDEIDDIDLDMTLPESVTVVEWGEGVAEGLSDDRLEIRIERHPDDTRTVHLRPVGARWADIDLPGTAAGNG
- the alr gene encoding alanine racemase: MAPFAHARVNLDAITSNARLLRELAGGTPLMGVVKADGYGHGMLPAAHALIEGGATWLGTAFIKEGLELRRAGITVPVLSWIIPPGEPVGEAIGAGIDLGVSDLGVLREIVAEARRLGRLARVQLKADTGMHRGGVNQTDWESVVGAAARAEEEGVLKVSGVWSHFACADEPGHPSIQAQLDVFHEALEVVEKAGLAPEVRHIANSAALLTLPEARFDLVRGGIASYGLCPIPGFDVPGLRPAMTLESKVALTKRVPAGSGVSYGHRYFTRSETTLALVPLGYADGVPRAATNRGPVLLGGTPRVIAGTVCMDQFVVDVGDDPVKAGEYAVLFGDPGEYQAVPTAEDWAEVLDTIPYEIVTRVGVRVPREYVGGA
- a CDS encoding DUF6069 family protein, which gives rise to MNENGSERAVNVTRLWSGGLATAVVAALVIFAGTLVVRGVFGIPVLAPEEAGHLGDAGTVGYALLAGVVALLATALLHLLLLSAPRALSFFGWIVGLATAIAAVTPFTQGAELSSQMATGLINLVCGVAIASLLRGVGRTAVISRVPATPDHSPGRALRHEGVLPDVSQREYDPARYRAMEEDAEYDAAVGRAQAQRAEEERARYGTRDE
- a CDS encoding ATP-binding protein: MAIVSNIHAPTPPFAGRRWSSRAYPGELAQTGWVRADLAADLHRLAGLPTETSENLVLCASEMFSNAVDHSLSGEDVEGRVIRTLHMPTACTIQVAIVDDGQRTDAVEFQAPQTPQHTIEEWEQAERGRGLLLIGHLATRWGTRSVLDFPFCHGLGTVSWAEFTLPEHTTPCEVAR